From one Salmo salar chromosome ssa09, Ssal_v3.1, whole genome shotgun sequence genomic stretch:
- the LOC106612983 gene encoding 40S ribosomal protein S25 has protein sequence MPPKDAKGKGKDSGKSKKDKDPANKSGGKAKKKKWSKGKVRDKLNNLVLFDKATYEKLNKEVPNYKLITPAVVSERLKIRGSLARAALQELLSKGMIKLVSKHRSQVIYTRNTKGPEEEGGVVVPDKPEKPEKAAKASKAEKGEKEEKA, from the exons ATG CCTCCTAAGGACGCCAAGGGGAAGGGGAAGGATTCTGGGAAGtccaaaaaggacaaggatccAGCCAACAAATCTGGAGGCAAAGCCAAAAAGAAG AAGTGGTCCAAGGGAAAGGTGAGGGATAAGCTCAACAACCTGGTCCTCTTCGACAAGGCCACCTATGAAAAGTTGAACAAGGAAGTGCCCAACTACAAGCTCATCACACCAGCAGTCGTGTCCGAGAGGCTAAAGATTAGAGGCTCTCTGGCCAGGGCTGCCCTCCAGGAACTGCTCAGCAAAG GCATGATCAAGTTGGTGTCAAAGCACAGATCGCAGGTGATCTACACACGTAACACCAAGGGTCCCGAGGAGGAGGGTggcgttgtggttccagacaagCCAGAAAAGCCTGAGAAGGCAGCTAAGGCATCAAAggcagagaagggagagaaggaagagaaagcaTAA
- the LOC106612982 gene encoding trafficking protein particle complex subunit 4, with product MAIFSVYVVNKAGGLIYQYDNYVPRAEAEKTFSYPLDLVLKIHDEKVVVSFGQRDGIRVGHALLSINGVDVNGKFTADGKEIIEYLKDSTNYPVSIRFGRARLSSNEKLMLASMFHSLFAIGSQLSPEVGSSGIEMLETDMFKLHCFQTLTGIKFIVLADPRQSGIDALLRKIYEIYSDFALKNPFYSLEMPIRCELFDQNLKGALEIAEKAGNFGPGS from the exons ATGGCGATATTCAGTGTGTATGTTGTAAATAAGGCTGGGGGATTAATTTACCAGTATGACAATTATGTACCGAGAGCCGAAGCAGAGAAAACATTCAGCTATCCTTTAGATTTGGTGTTAAAGATCCACGATGAGAAAGTTGTTGTATCATTTGGTCAACGCGATGGAATCCGAG TGGGCCATGCTTTACTGTCCATCAATGGAGTGGATGTCAACGGCAAGTTCACGGCGGATGGGAAGGAGATCATCGAATACTTGAAAGACTCAACAAACTATCCGGTGTCCATACGTTTCGGAAGGGCTCGCTTGAGTTCAAATGAAAAACTGATGCTGGCTTCAATGTTTCATTC GTTGTTTGCTATTGGTTCACAGCTGTCCCCTGAAGTTGGCAGTTCAGGAATTGAGATGCTGGAGACAGATATGTTTAAACTGCACTGCTTTCAGACACTCACTG GTATAAAGTTCATTGTGCTGGCAGACCCACGGCAGTCTGGCATTGACGCACTCCTCAGGAAGATTTACGAGATCTATTCAGACTTCGCCCTCAAGAACCCCTTCTACTCTCTGGAGATGCCTATCAG GTGTGAACTCTTTGATCAGAATTTGAAGGGTGCATTGGAGATAGCAGAGAAAGCTGGTAACTTTGGACCTGGATCTTGA
- the slc37a4a gene encoding glucose-6-phosphate exchanger SLC37A4a isoform X1, producing the protein MATAGYGYYRTTIFLAMFVGYTLYYFNRKTFSFVMPSLMQEIKLDKDDLGMITSSQSLAYAISKFISGVLSDQISARWLFSIGLFMVGAINVVFSWSSTVAIFSGLWFLNGLGQGLGWPPCGRVLRKWFEPSQFGTWWAILSCSMNLAGSLGPIIATLMAQSYSWRTTLSISGLSCCVVSFVCLLLIRNEPKDVGLPNIDTGGARKGKAGSSSDETTFKEFILSPYLWLLSVGYLVVFGVKTACTDWGQLFLIQDKGQSTLMGSSYMSALEVGGLLGSLAAGYFSDKAVAQQGMKSHGNPRHFLLISMMAGMFGSMYLFRVTVTPDSPKMWILFLGATFGFSSYGPIALFGVIANESAPSNYCGTSHAIVALMANIGGFCSGLPFSTIAKHHSWEMAFWVAEITCLITTICFFLLRNIRTKMGHIPKKTD; encoded by the exons ATGGCAACCGCAGGGTATGGATATTACCGCACCACCATTTTCCTGGCCATGTTTGTGGGCTATACGCTGTACTACTTCAACAGGAAGACCTTTTCCTTTGTGATGCCCTCTCTCATGCAAGAGATCAAGCTGGACAAAGATGACCTGG GCATGATCACTAGTAGCCAGTCTCTGGCCTATGCTATAAGCAAGTTCATCAGCGGTGTGTTGTCGGATCAGATCAGTGCCCGCTGGCTCTTCTCCATTGGCCTGTTCATGGTGGGTGCCATCAATGTGGTCTTCTCCTGGTCCTCCACTGTGGCCATTTTCTCTGGCCTCTGGTTCCTCAACGGCCTGGGTCAGGGCCTGGGGTGGCCCCCATGTGGCAGGGTGCTGCGCAAG TGGTTCGAGCCCTCTCAGTTTGGGACGTGGTGGGCGATTCTGTCCTGCAGTATGAACCTGGCTGGGAGTTTAGGCCCCATTATTGCAACGTTGATGGCCCAGAGCTACAGCTGGAGGACGACCCTGTCCATCTCAGGCCTCTCCTGTTGTGTGGTCTCCTTCGTCTGCCTGCTGTTGATCAGGAACGAGCCCAAAGACGTGGGCTTGCCCAACATAGACACTGGGGGGGCCAGGAAGGGCAAAGCAG GCTCATCCAGTGATGAGACCACCTTCAAAGAGTTCATCCTGTCCCCCTACCTGTGGCTGCTGTCTGTGGGCTACCTGGTAGTGTTTGGGGTGAAGACAGCCTGCACTGACTGGGGCCAGCTCTTCCTCATCCAGGACAAGGGCCAGTCAACACTCATGG GCAGTTCCTACATGAGTGCCCTGGAGGTGGGAGGCCTGTTGGGCAGTTTAGCTGCAGGATACTTCTCTGACAAGGCTGTGGCACAA CAAGGCATGAAAAGTCATGGAAACCCCCGTCATTTTCTCTTGATCTCAATGATGGCTGGGATGTTTGGTTCCATGTATCTATTCCGGGTCACTGTCACGCCAGACAGCCCAAAG ATGTGGATCCTCTTCTTGGGGGCTACATTTGGCTTCTCATCTTACGGACCAATAGCCTTGTTTGGCGTGATAGCCAATGAGAGTGCTCCTTCAAACTATTGTGGAACGTCACATGCTATTGTTGCCCTAATGGCCAACA TTGGTGGCTTCTGCTCTGGACTGCCGTTCAGCACCATCGCCAAGCACCACAGCTGGGAAATGGCCTTCTGGGTAGCAGAGATCACTTGTCTCATCACTACCATCTGCTTTTTCCTGCTGCGGAACATCAGAACCAAGATGGGTCACATCCCCAAGAAGACTGACTGA
- the slc37a4a gene encoding glucose-6-phosphate exchanger SLC37A4a isoform X2 yields the protein MATAGYGYYRTTIFLAMFVGYTLYYFNRKTFSFVMPSLMQEIKLDKDDLGMITSSQSLAYAISKFISGVLSDQISARWLFSIGLFMVGAINVVFSWSSTVAIFSGLWFLNGLGQGLGWPPCGRVLRKWFEPSQFGTWWAILSCSMNLAGSLGPIIATLMAQSYSWRTTLSISGLSCCVVSFVCLLLIRNEPKDVGLPNIDTGGARKGKAGSSSDETTFKEFILSPYLWLLSVGYLVVFGVKTACTDWGQLFLIQDKGQSTLMGSSYMSALEVGGLLGSLAAGYFSDKAVAQQGMKSHGNPRHFLLISMMAGMFGSMYLFRVTVTPDSPKLVASALDCRSAPSPSTTAGKWPSG from the exons ATGGCAACCGCAGGGTATGGATATTACCGCACCACCATTTTCCTGGCCATGTTTGTGGGCTATACGCTGTACTACTTCAACAGGAAGACCTTTTCCTTTGTGATGCCCTCTCTCATGCAAGAGATCAAGCTGGACAAAGATGACCTGG GCATGATCACTAGTAGCCAGTCTCTGGCCTATGCTATAAGCAAGTTCATCAGCGGTGTGTTGTCGGATCAGATCAGTGCCCGCTGGCTCTTCTCCATTGGCCTGTTCATGGTGGGTGCCATCAATGTGGTCTTCTCCTGGTCCTCCACTGTGGCCATTTTCTCTGGCCTCTGGTTCCTCAACGGCCTGGGTCAGGGCCTGGGGTGGCCCCCATGTGGCAGGGTGCTGCGCAAG TGGTTCGAGCCCTCTCAGTTTGGGACGTGGTGGGCGATTCTGTCCTGCAGTATGAACCTGGCTGGGAGTTTAGGCCCCATTATTGCAACGTTGATGGCCCAGAGCTACAGCTGGAGGACGACCCTGTCCATCTCAGGCCTCTCCTGTTGTGTGGTCTCCTTCGTCTGCCTGCTGTTGATCAGGAACGAGCCCAAAGACGTGGGCTTGCCCAACATAGACACTGGGGGGGCCAGGAAGGGCAAAGCAG GCTCATCCAGTGATGAGACCACCTTCAAAGAGTTCATCCTGTCCCCCTACCTGTGGCTGCTGTCTGTGGGCTACCTGGTAGTGTTTGGGGTGAAGACAGCCTGCACTGACTGGGGCCAGCTCTTCCTCATCCAGGACAAGGGCCAGTCAACACTCATGG GCAGTTCCTACATGAGTGCCCTGGAGGTGGGAGGCCTGTTGGGCAGTTTAGCTGCAGGATACTTCTCTGACAAGGCTGTGGCACAA CAAGGCATGAAAAGTCATGGAAACCCCCGTCATTTTCTCTTGATCTCAATGATGGCTGGGATGTTTGGTTCCATGTATCTATTCCGGGTCACTGTCACGCCAGACAGCCCAAAG TTGGTGGCTTCTGCTCTGGACTGCCGTTCAGCACCATCGCCAAGCACCACAGCTGGGAAATGGCCTTCTGGGTAG
- the LOC106612979 gene encoding cilia- and flagella-associated protein 45, which yields MPQSIGSSSKLSGSSRSRRYRTRALTSHVDESLFGTPKQALSACNVKDTERGGRFGPRGQSRSAPSQRTQKLETVRIITKDLIRDLKIPSKDPSGLSVILRPTDIERIATASLVSTKEERELTLESQRREREAAMDAAEDRKAHIRQADLSRQKNQGLSELEAEAKERAQYLLERANAMRMEQEDEVKKLNELILGARCHAVRDAQILERQQILAELQEEERRLDAMMEVDRRRALEAQEQIDELRKHQRIQGKQLIINQIEERLEDRMMQNEMKEQEGQQMLENLEKMQMEELEALERKKEEQQRLQQEILRINEDSLLAKERNKEEERLADLRAMEYTHKKMEREAEYEAEQRRIKREKEKEVARLRALQEREKDHKAEQDELRARRNQEGAERDWRRKEKEQLKKKVDVEERLKAARLEQVTHKEHLLSIEAGRERAEFDRVLRAQQVSICKEKDKEEKHRIKVLRHADGVRQQVREREMQAIALRREVYKEGDRLDEEARHRRIRLDEIKEKKLRELKAAGLPEKYCNEVERRVHALRALAH from the exons ATG CCACAGAGTATAGGGTCTTCATCTAAGCTCTCTGGTAGCTCCCGTTCACGTCGCTATCGCACTCGTGCACTCACCTCACATGTGGATGAGAGCCTCTTTGGAACCCCAAAACAG GCTCTGTCAGCCTGCAATGTcaaggacactgagaggggtggcCGGTTCGGACCCAGGGGCCAGTCCAGGTCTGCTCCAAGTCAGAGGACTCAGAAACTAGAGACAGTTCGCATCATCACAAAGGACCTCATCCGAGACCTGAA GATCCCAAGTAAGGATCCGTCTGGGTTGTCTGTCATCCTCCGTCCAACTGATATCGAGCGGATTGCAACAGCTTCTCTGGTTTCAACCAAGGAGGAGCGAGAGTTGACGTTGGAAtcccagaggagggagagagaagcagctatG GATGCTGCTGAGGATAGAAAGGCCCATATCCGCCAGGCTGACCTGTCTCGTCAAAAGAACCAGGGCCTAAGTGAACTGGAGGCCGAGGCCAAGGAAAGAGCTCAGTACCTACTGGAGAGGGCCAACGCCatgaggatggagcaggaggacGAGGTCAAGAAACTCAATGAG TTGATCCTGGGTGCCCGGTGCCACGCAGTGAGGGATGCCCAGATCCTAGAGAGGCAGCAGATCCTGGCTGAgctacaggaggaggagaggcgtCTGGATGCCATGATGGAGGTGGACCGCAGGAGAGCCCTGGAGGCCCAGGAGCAGATCGACGAGCTGCGCAAACACCAGAGGATCCA gggAAAGCAGCTGATTATAAACCAGATTGAGGAGCGTCTGGAGGACAGGATGATGCAGAATGAGATGAAGGAGCAGGAGGGCCAGCAGATGCTGGAGAACCTGGAGAAGATGCAGATGGAGGAGCTGGAG GCTCtggagaggaagaaggaggagcAGCAGCGTCTGCAGCAGGAGATCCTCCGTATCAACGAGGACAGCCTGCTGGCCAAGGAGCGCaacaaagaggaggagagactggCCGACCTCCGGGCTATGGAGTACACCCACAAGAAAATG GAGCGGGAGGCTGAGTACGAGGCTGAACAGAGACGTatcaagagagagaaggagaaggaagtgGCCAGACTGCGAGCCCtacaggagagagaaaaagaccaCAAGGCAGAGCAG GATGAGCTTCGAGCCAGGAGGAAccaggagggagcagagagggatTGGAGGAGAAAAGAGAAGGAGCAGCTCAAAAAGAAGGTGGATGTTGAGGAGAGGTTGAAGGCAGCTCGCTTGGAGCaggtcacacataaggagcaccTCCTATCCATCGAGGCTGGGCGAGAGAGGGCTGAGTTTGACAGGGTTTTGAG GGCCCAGCAGGTATCCATCTGTAAGGAGAAGGACAAGGAGGAGAAACACAGGATCAAGGTGTTGCGTCACGCTGACGGGGTGCGCCAGCAGGTGAGGGAGCGGGAGATGCAGGCCATCGCCCTGCGCAGGGAGGTCTACAAAGAGGGAGACCGGCTGGACGAGGAGGCCCGCCATCGCCGCATCCGCCTTGATGAGATCAAGGAGAAGAAGCTCAGGGAGCTCAA AGCTGCTGGACTTCCAGAGAAGTATTGCAATGAAGTGGAGAGAAGGGTGCATGCCCTCCGTGCTCTGGCTCACTAG